Proteins from one Pygocentrus nattereri isolate fPygNat1 chromosome 16, fPygNat1.pri, whole genome shotgun sequence genomic window:
- the camlg gene encoding calcium signal-modulating cyclophilin ligand isoform X1, producing MEPGEETSGRSAAQRRAESRRRRLLQNSEQRMNRIVGFNKSDSDSSEARRAMEPRFHLDLDRNESWSPPVSTKRLSPYVSEAGGSSATPCETPERRGSPLPDSREDMGEDDVSRGVRQRPRGELSGDEHSRSPRRGLQKYLSRFDDAMKLRGQLGSEKAAQDSSTDPEELDSFRLFRLTGSVLLAVFVRIFVCQYLSIFAPFLTLELAYMGLYKYFPKVEKKMKTTVLTAALLLSGIPAEVINHSMDTYRKMGDVFADLCVYFFTFIMCHELILLFGSESS from the exons aTGGAGCCCGGAGAGGAGACGAGCGGCCGCAGCGCCGCGCAGCGCAGAGCGGAGAGCCGCCGGAGGAGGCTGCTGCAGAACTCCGAGCAGAGGATGAACCGGATAGTGGGCTTTAACAAGAGCGACTCGGACAGCAGCG AAGCCCGCCGTGCAATGGAGCCCCGCTTCCATCTGGACCTGGACAGGAATGAGTCCTGGTCACCGCCAGTTTCCACCAAAAGACTCTCGCCGTACGTTTCAGAGGCAGGTGGGAGCAGTGCCACCCCCTGTGAGACCCCCGAGAGGAGGGGCTCTCCCCTGCCGGACAGCAGAGAGGACATGGGGGAGGACGACGTGTCCCGCGGAGTCCGGCAGAGGCCGCGGGGGGAGCTGTCCGGCGATGAACATTCTCGCTCCCCCCGCAGGGGCCTGCAGAAGTACCTGTCCCGCTTCGACGATGCTATGAAACTGAGAGGTCAGCTGGGGAGCGAGAAGGCAGCGCAGGACAGCAGCACGGACCCCGAGGAGTTGGACTCCTTTCGGCTCTTCCGGCTCACTGGGAGCGTTCTTCTCGCCGTCTTCGTACGCATCTTCGTCTGCCAGTATCTG TCAATATTTGCACCATTTCTCACCCTTGAGCTGGCCTACATGGGATTATACAAATACTTTCCTAAG GtggagaaaaagatgaagacCACTGTTCTGACCGCTGCCCTCCTACTGTCTGGCATCCCAGCCGAGGTCATCAACCATTCCATGGACACTTACAGGAAGATGGGTGACGTTTTCGCAGACCTCTGCGTCTACTTCTTCACCTTCATCATGTGTCACGAGCTCATCCTCTTATTCGGCTCGGAGTCATCGTGA
- the camlg gene encoding calcium signal-modulating cyclophilin ligand isoform X2: MEPRFHLDLDRNESWSPPVSTKRLSPYVSEAGGSSATPCETPERRGSPLPDSREDMGEDDVSRGVRQRPRGELSGDEHSRSPRRGLQKYLSRFDDAMKLRGQLGSEKAAQDSSTDPEELDSFRLFRLTGSVLLAVFVRIFVCQYLSIFAPFLTLELAYMGLYKYFPKVEKKMKTTVLTAALLLSGIPAEVINHSMDTYRKMGDVFADLCVYFFTFIMCHELILLFGSESS, encoded by the exons ATGGAGCCCCGCTTCCATCTGGACCTGGACAGGAATGAGTCCTGGTCACCGCCAGTTTCCACCAAAAGACTCTCGCCGTACGTTTCAGAGGCAGGTGGGAGCAGTGCCACCCCCTGTGAGACCCCCGAGAGGAGGGGCTCTCCCCTGCCGGACAGCAGAGAGGACATGGGGGAGGACGACGTGTCCCGCGGAGTCCGGCAGAGGCCGCGGGGGGAGCTGTCCGGCGATGAACATTCTCGCTCCCCCCGCAGGGGCCTGCAGAAGTACCTGTCCCGCTTCGACGATGCTATGAAACTGAGAGGTCAGCTGGGGAGCGAGAAGGCAGCGCAGGACAGCAGCACGGACCCCGAGGAGTTGGACTCCTTTCGGCTCTTCCGGCTCACTGGGAGCGTTCTTCTCGCCGTCTTCGTACGCATCTTCGTCTGCCAGTATCTG TCAATATTTGCACCATTTCTCACCCTTGAGCTGGCCTACATGGGATTATACAAATACTTTCCTAAG GtggagaaaaagatgaagacCACTGTTCTGACCGCTGCCCTCCTACTGTCTGGCATCCCAGCCGAGGTCATCAACCATTCCATGGACACTTACAGGAAGATGGGTGACGTTTTCGCAGACCTCTGCGTCTACTTCTTCACCTTCATCATGTGTCACGAGCTCATCCTCTTATTCGGCTCGGAGTCATCGTGA